The genomic DNA ttgaTGTGAAatgttttaattaaatttattgaTGTGAATATAGGGTAAATGCCAATTAAAACTCACCACATTCACGTGTCAATCTGTACATCAAACATTTTCCTTTTCCATTTATTCCTCCTTTTCTGGTGCTGTGCTTTTGTTTGCTAACTTGTGTAAATACCAACTTAAGTACTACATTTATATCTAATCAAAGGAGTCTAAAGAAAATGGATGATGTTTTAGCAGGCTGAATGTTTGGCTTCTATGTCTTATTAGATTTCCTCAAACTAGCTGTCATGTCCTCATCTTTTCTCAAAAACGAGCAGGAGGTTCGACCGAGAAGAAATCAGCTGTTAATGCCAGTTGGGCTAATCATAATTTTCGGAAGTATACTCTTTTTGTTTTTGTCAAGGGAAGTATACTCTTTTTCCGGAGATAAGTTActtatttctgaaaaataatgAAAGAATCAGTTGGTTCTCTCTAGATGCATTGGTGTAACTCAGATCTTGCTGGTTCTGCGGATAAGTTAGAGTTCTGTCTCAAGTTCATTGTGGCCGGTGAACCAGATATAGAAAGCACGGTTTTCGTTGATTTATTGGAGTTGAAGAATATTAATATTTTTTCAAAGTAATTGTTGGTGGCTTGGAATTTACAATTAAACCACCGGATCAGACCATCTGTATAACACATATAAATTCTAACATTAACTAGCAGGCCTTCTCTTTTTTGAGTTTGTAAGCTTCAACAAACGTGTACAACTTTATATTTCGAGGTGCAATTAGTAAAAAACATCCAGATATTGAATAGAAAACTACACACTGTTTAGGGCAGTGCTTGCTAGGTTGCTTGCTTTTCCTACTTTCTTCTACAAACTATGCTTTGAATTAATCGAATTTTTGACTTAGACACCAGAGTTACAAGACCTTCCTCTAAGAAAAGTTCACATAAATACACATCATGAATAAATGACAGAAGCAACAAAATATGGAAAAGACATATAAGCTATATTTTCCTTCTTTTGCTGCTCTTCCTCTTCTGGATTGTATACTATTGGTTTGGCAATGTTAATGGCTTTTTCCTAAATGCATGCTTTCTGCACCGTTCAAAAATGCTGTCATATAACAAATCAAATTGAACTCCTGCTCTTTCTCGATTAATTATGAAAAGAATGTGATCACCTTCCAAAATCTTGTAGTACCTGCATTGACGGGGAAGATTATTTTTTGTTCAGTAGAAGCACcattagcaaattttgcaattTCCATGGGAGGATGATCCATCAGAGGAGTACCAAGCTTTTTAATACATAATTATAACTGAACAAAAAAGAAATATTATCTCAAGAGATCATTTCCTTGAATTAGGAACATGTTTAGAAGGTACTATGTACTTATGCTTAGCTACGCTGAAAAAAAAACTTTAAATGTTTATGTAGAAACAATACATATAACACATTTAACATTTTATCCCTTTTCAACAATTTTTATGATAACATCTATTAATATAATAGTGAATCGTGTCTCTGAAATTTCTAAATTTCATATATTGAGAAATTTTAGATTATAGCCGAAATTCCTAAATTCCTAATAATCATTAAAAAATAGTAAAGTTAAGTGCCATTATGTACTGAGTAGAAGTGGAATGTACCAGATGCCTGGTTGTATGTTTTGGAACTCGGAATTGGTTATAACATGGCAACTTGGGTGTTCAACTGGAAAACGAGGATGAGTCATTGATATGGTGTTGAGAGCTCCATCATTATCCCACCAATCTTCATCCCTGACAGAGTAGTAGATAATGAATCACGAAGTCGTGGCAGAGAAGTTTATTACTGTCTTTAATATATAATCCTTTTCAATTGTCAAATAGAACAGCCTCATCAAATAATCCCTGTTTCTCTACACGAGTAAATTTATAAATTAGATATAGAAAAGTAGAACTTAATATAAGAGGAACACTTACCGGTAGCCTTTAAATGGCGGGGATGCATCTGACGGATGGCACCATTGACACATTTGCAAAACTCTTATGAATAGTAGAGGGTGAATTCCAAGTACTCCAGAAGGGATTGTAAAACCCATAACCCTCCTTGTGCGCTTCGTCGCGTAGCTGAAATAGTATGTATCAGGGAAAGTAGATAAATGGCTGTTTAGGCGCAGAGAACCCTGGATTGTAAGATCAGGCAGGATCCAATCTCCAGTAGCAAAAGGGCCAGCATTCCCTAGGAGACAATCAACAAGACCCCGAAGACCAATTTTCTTCCTTGTCATATTGTAATGATCAAACCCAAAATTGTAGTACTCCTTTAGCCAGGAAATGTCTAACCAGTCATAGAGTATAACCCCTAACCGACAAAGTTGCAACAGACACAGAGGTTTTAAGGACTTCCCATCTTCTGTCCTGCAACAATGTACTGTAACAGTGAATAACATAACATTCCTACTTTTTTAttgttttaaaatatttaaatgtGATAGTGATTTTATAAACAAAAGAAACGACAAATGAAGTGACAAGCAGTACAAGGCCTAGGAATTTCAAGAACATAAAGAAATATCATTTGAAGCCAATTATCTTGATCCTAAAAAGAATACTTGAGGCTTAACAAATTATTTAAATCTTTTATATATATGTTCGGTCATCATCATTACTTAAATCTATGGTCCATAATTTTTTAA from Apium graveolens cultivar Ventura chromosome 5, ASM990537v1, whole genome shotgun sequence includes the following:
- the LOC141725118 gene encoding uncharacterized protein LOC141725118 isoform X1, translating into MFRFSSAALQCLELFVSSLVHVIYGFYIFSTAVAGDVSQSLNGWFHKNNCSEIIRVTETNSQSLNNSNDLPPIVLVHGIFGFGTGRLGGLSYFAGAEKKDERVLVPDLGSLTSIYDRARELFYYLKGGQVDYGEEHSKACGHSQFGRIYKKGHYPEWDENHPIHFVGHSAGAQVVRVLQQMLADKAFKGHENTSENWVLSITSLSGAFNGTTRTYLDGMQTEDGKSLKPLCLLQLCRLGVILYDWLDISWLKEYYNFGFDHYNMTRKKIGLRGLVDCLLGNAGPFATGDWILPDLTIQGSLRLNSHLSTFPDTYYFSYATKRTRRVMGFTIPSGVLGIHPLLFIRVLQMCQWCHPSDASPPFKGYRDEDWWDNDGALNTISMTHPRFPVEHPSCHVITNSEFQNIQPGIWYYKILEGDHILFIINRERAGVQFDLLYDSIFERCRKHAFRKKPLTLPNQ